One window of Psychrobacillus sp. FSL H8-0483 genomic DNA carries:
- a CDS encoding ring-cleaving dioxygenase: protein MNHLKGIHHVTAITSSAEENYKFFTYVLGMRLVKKTVNQDDIQTYHLFFADDVGGAGTDMTFFDFPGIPKGTHGTNEIYRTGFRVPTDEALQYWVKRFDRLEVKHTGIQDQFGTKVLSFVDFDDQQYQLVSDENNKGVAAGIPWQKGPIPLEYAITGLGPIHIRIAQFDYMKEILEKVLLFKEIAQDGLFHLFEVGEGGNGAQVIVEKNVILPPGQQGFGTVHHAAFRVEDRSVLDEWTTRMESFGFQTSGFVDRFFFQSLYARVANGILFEFATDGPGFMGDEPYETLGEKLSLPPFLEPKREQIEGLVRPIDTVRSTIDFVKE, encoded by the coding sequence ATGAACCATTTAAAAGGTATTCACCATGTAACAGCAATAACTAGTAGTGCAGAAGAGAATTATAAGTTTTTTACGTATGTGTTAGGTATGCGTTTAGTTAAGAAAACAGTAAACCAAGATGACATTCAAACGTATCACTTATTTTTTGCGGATGATGTTGGAGGAGCGGGGACAGATATGACATTCTTTGATTTCCCTGGAATTCCAAAAGGTACACATGGAACAAACGAAATTTATAGAACTGGTTTCCGTGTCCCAACTGATGAAGCGTTACAATACTGGGTAAAACGCTTTGATCGCTTAGAAGTGAAGCATACAGGAATCCAAGATCAATTTGGTACGAAAGTACTTTCTTTTGTTGATTTTGATGACCAACAATATCAATTAGTTTCAGATGAGAATAACAAAGGTGTTGCAGCAGGAATACCATGGCAAAAAGGACCAATTCCTTTAGAGTATGCTATTACAGGACTAGGGCCAATCCATATTCGAATTGCTCAATTTGATTATATGAAAGAAATATTGGAAAAGGTTTTATTATTTAAAGAAATTGCACAAGATGGATTATTCCATTTGTTTGAAGTGGGAGAAGGCGGAAATGGTGCTCAAGTAATTGTAGAGAAAAACGTTATTCTTCCTCCAGGCCAACAAGGGTTTGGAACAGTTCACCATGCAGCATTCCGAGTAGAGGACCGCTCTGTATTAGATGAATGGACAACGCGTATGGAAAGCTTTGGCTTCCAAACTTCAGGTTTTGTAGATCGCTTTTTCTTCCAGTCGTTGTATGCAAGAGTTGCAAACGGTATTTTATTCGAGTTTGCAACGGATGGACCAGGATTCATGGGAGACGAGCCATACGAAACACTTGGAGAGAAACTATCACTACCTCCATTCTTAGAGCCTAAGCGTGAGCAAATTGAAGGACTTGTTCGTCCGATTGATACAGTTAGAAGCACAATAGACTTTGTGAAAGAATAA
- a CDS encoding ornithine cyclodeaminase family protein has translation MLVINEQEIIRSYGMKEAIQDITDVLKAKEAEKIANPHRTVIEFPQHEASALYMPSADLVDEVTAVKVVTIFPNNPSNGKPTTQGVVLLSDAQNGEHLAMLNASYLTRLRTGALSGIATDYLAKKDAKVVTVIGTGAMAFEQVLAVLAVRNIERILLVNRTAAKAKNFGEKLKDFGVEIPYEVLEDVSSAVRQADIICCATRSNEPVFNGEDLQPGTHINGVGSYLPHMLEVDLVTITRASKIVVDDFAGVKDEAGELMHAEKIGKWSFEDVHGEIGKLVIGEIKARENAEEITFFKSVGAAYFDLAVAKGVYVKAKEQGIGTEIDV, from the coding sequence ATGTTAGTTATAAATGAACAAGAAATTATACGTTCATATGGAATGAAGGAAGCAATACAAGACATAACAGATGTATTAAAAGCAAAAGAAGCGGAGAAGATTGCCAACCCACATCGGACAGTGATAGAATTTCCACAACATGAAGCTTCCGCACTATATATGCCAAGTGCCGATTTAGTCGATGAAGTAACAGCGGTTAAAGTTGTTACCATTTTCCCTAACAATCCATCTAACGGAAAACCTACTACACAAGGAGTAGTTTTACTATCGGATGCTCAAAATGGCGAACATCTTGCCATGTTAAATGCTTCTTATTTAACAAGACTTCGTACAGGAGCATTAAGTGGAATCGCAACAGATTATTTAGCGAAAAAAGATGCAAAGGTTGTTACCGTGATTGGAACAGGAGCAATGGCTTTTGAACAAGTGCTTGCTGTTCTTGCAGTTCGTAACATTGAACGTATTTTATTAGTTAATCGGACAGCTGCAAAGGCGAAAAATTTTGGGGAAAAACTAAAAGATTTTGGTGTAGAAATTCCTTATGAAGTATTAGAAGACGTATCTTCAGCTGTTCGTCAGGCAGATATCATTTGTTGTGCCACACGTTCGAACGAACCAGTTTTTAATGGAGAAGATTTACAACCAGGTACTCATATAAATGGAGTAGGATCATATTTACCTCATATGCTGGAAGTCGATTTAGTGACTATTACACGTGCATCTAAAATTGTCGTAGATGACTTTGCTGGTGTGAAGGACGAAGCAGGAGAACTAATGCATGCAGAAAAAATCGGAAAGTGGTCTTTCGAGGATGTACATGGGGAAATTGGGAAGCTTGTAATCGGAGAAATAAAAGCCCGTGAGAATGCAGAAGAAATTACATTTTTCAAATCAGTGGGTGCTGCTTATTTTGATTTAGCTGTAGCAAAAGGTGTCTATGTGAAAGCAAAGGAACAAGGTATAGGAACAGAAATAGATGTGTAA
- a CDS encoding MFS transporter, whose translation MDSKQMRKVWIASLVGSSIEWFDYFLYGTVAALVFNQLFFVTEDPSVGLLLAYASFALAFFIRPFGGIIFSHIGDRIGRKKTLVITLSLMGVATFGMGLLPTYQAIGVWAPILLITLRLVQGLGIGGEWGGALLLAVEYAPKEKRGLYGAIPQMGVTIGMVLGTVALSLMTLLPEGSFMTWGWRIPFIFSALLVVFGLWIRKGIAETPSFKKVQESGEIPKLPIVDTLKYHWREVIIAVGAKVVETAPFYIFGTFVVSYATTNLGFSRTTILNTVMVATIVTTILIPIMGSLSDKIGRKKVYVAGTIGMIVFAFPYFWMLQQQSVVLLVIATVIGLGIIWAPITAVLGTMFSEIFDAKVRYTGITLGYQIGAALAGGTAPLVAASLMLKFNGSYVPVAFYIIFTAVISLLAIWAVKDRSQENLDDVVKVETADAKSNTKNTKGLSQA comes from the coding sequence ATGGATTCAAAACAAATGAGAAAAGTTTGGATTGCCAGTTTAGTAGGAAGTTCCATTGAGTGGTTTGATTATTTCTTATATGGAACGGTTGCTGCTCTTGTATTCAATCAATTGTTCTTTGTGACGGAAGATCCGTCCGTAGGTTTATTACTTGCTTATGCATCATTTGCTTTAGCATTCTTTATCCGCCCATTTGGTGGAATTATTTTTAGTCATATTGGAGATCGAATTGGACGTAAAAAAACACTTGTAATCACGTTAAGTTTAATGGGAGTTGCAACCTTTGGTATGGGGTTACTTCCAACTTATCAGGCCATTGGTGTGTGGGCACCTATTCTTTTAATTACTCTTCGCTTAGTTCAAGGATTGGGTATTGGAGGAGAATGGGGTGGTGCGCTTCTATTAGCGGTTGAATATGCACCGAAAGAAAAACGTGGTTTATATGGAGCTATTCCTCAAATGGGTGTTACAATCGGGATGGTTTTAGGAACCGTTGCACTATCACTTATGACGTTATTACCAGAAGGGTCATTTATGACTTGGGGATGGCGTATTCCGTTTATCTTCAGTGCATTGTTAGTTGTTTTTGGTTTATGGATTCGAAAAGGTATTGCAGAAACACCTTCTTTTAAAAAGGTACAAGAGTCAGGAGAAATTCCTAAACTGCCAATCGTAGATACATTAAAATATCATTGGCGTGAAGTGATTATCGCAGTAGGTGCAAAAGTAGTAGAAACCGCACCATTCTATATTTTCGGTACATTTGTCGTTTCTTATGCGACAACAAACTTAGGTTTCTCTCGTACAACAATTTTAAATACAGTAATGGTAGCTACAATTGTTACAACTATACTCATTCCAATTATGGGAAGCTTATCGGATAAGATTGGTCGTAAAAAGGTGTATGTAGCTGGGACAATTGGTATGATCGTTTTTGCTTTTCCATACTTCTGGATGTTGCAACAACAATCCGTAGTATTATTAGTAATCGCAACTGTAATTGGATTAGGTATTATTTGGGCTCCAATCACAGCAGTACTTGGGACAATGTTCTCCGAAATCTTTGATGCAAAGGTACGATATACAGGGATTACACTAGGCTATCAAATTGGAGCTGCCTTAGCTGGAGGAACTGCTCCGTTAGTTGCAGCGAGCCTAATGCTGAAATTTAACGGTTCATATGTTCCAGTTGCCTTCTACATTATCTTCACGGCGGTTATTTCACTACTTGCAATTTGGGCAGTAAAAGATCGCAGTCAAGAGAATTTAGATGATGTTGTAAAAGTGGAAACAGCCGATGCAAAATCGAACACTAAAAATACTAAAGGGCTATCTCAAGCTTAA